One region of Chryseobacterium wanjuense genomic DNA includes:
- a CDS encoding ribonuclease H-like YkuK family protein, which yields METQQQMWQNMTGKIFQHSITQLVEEAIIREQANGHRLKVCVGSDSHVYGDAINYATAVVFIREGKGAFTFIRKEREIQNISIKERMLNEVNKSVEIAYTICSILDAYGVEMEVHADINTDPDFKSNIALKDAMGYILGMGYVFKAKPYAFASSNCADMMV from the coding sequence ATGGAAACGCAACAACAAATGTGGCAAAACATGACTGGGAAAATTTTCCAACACTCTATCACACAGCTGGTAGAAGAAGCCATCATCCGCGAACAAGCCAATGGACACCGACTGAAAGTGTGCGTGGGTTCAGACTCCCATGTGTATGGTGATGCCATCAATTATGCTACGGCAGTGGTCTTTATTCGTGAGGGAAAAGGAGCGTTTACCTTTATCAGAAAAGAAAGAGAAATACAGAATATCAGTATCAAAGAACGAATGCTGAACGAGGTGAACAAATCCGTAGAAATTGCATACACGATCTGCTCTATTCTGGATGCTTATGGTGTGGAAATGGAGGTGCACGCAGACATTAATACCGACCCGGATTTCAAATCCAACATCGCTTTGAAAGACGCAATGGGATACATTCTGGGAATGGGATATGTGTTTAAAGCAAAACCTTATGCATTCGCTAGTTCCAATTGTGCTGATATGATGGTGTGA
- a CDS encoding ATP-grasp domain-containing protein, with translation MYFLVQANVYLDPDHYKIFDALEELNIDYHVINIPPTAEKIDFETDRKDVFVYGSVTIARLAKQNTDWFPGSFYGGNHLYEVYSKYYGENLLNHKVSVHKISEELIWKKDEIKFIKPYNEAKIFTGKVFTEAEWKDFVFESLKNQLNRITEDSLIQISEAKRTIKEARLWIVGGQIIDAGYYKFNDNAPFEEKISEDGLNFANEMIQIFNLEEAFVMDICLTDEGWKIVEINCINSSGFYPNTNVKSIVKALKIYFSN, from the coding sequence ATGTATTTTTTAGTTCAGGCTAATGTATATTTAGATCCCGATCACTACAAAATTTTTGATGCTTTGGAAGAATTAAATATTGATTACCATGTAATTAATATTCCTCCAACTGCAGAAAAAATAGACTTCGAAACAGACAGAAAAGATGTTTTTGTATATGGTTCGGTGACGATTGCAAGATTGGCAAAACAAAATACAGATTGGTTTCCCGGTTCTTTCTATGGAGGAAATCACCTGTATGAAGTGTATTCCAAATATTATGGTGAAAATCTTCTCAATCATAAAGTTTCCGTACATAAAATTTCAGAAGAATTGATTTGGAAAAAAGATGAAATTAAATTCATTAAACCTTATAATGAAGCTAAAATTTTCACAGGAAAAGTTTTCACAGAAGCAGAATGGAAAGATTTCGTTTTTGAATCATTAAAAAATCAATTAAACAGAATTACAGAAGATTCTTTGATTCAAATTTCTGAAGCAAAACGAACGATTAAAGAAGCAAGACTTTGGATTGTTGGTGGACAGATTATTGATGCAGGATATTATAAATTTAATGATAATGCGCCTTTCGAAGAAAAAATTTCAGAAGACGGATTGAATTTCGCTAATGAAATGATCCAGATTTTCAACCTAGAAGAAGCCTTTGTAATGGATATTTGTTTAACCGATGAAGGTTGGAAAATTGTTGAAATAAATTGCATCAACAGCTCCGGGTTTTATCCAAACACCAACGTGAAAAGCATTGTCAAAGCATTGAAAATTTACTTTTCCAATTAA
- a CDS encoding RNA ligase 1 family protein: MKKISTLFKKDINNLGRVINEINPENKWVFGGEAVATQKFDGSACAVINGKLYKRYDAKKGKIAPDGAIPCQEADLITGHHPHWVACDIDKKEDKYFWEGFAALAELGKVEDGTYELIGEKIQGNPENIEGHLLVKHGENILSLESLDFEFIKNFLSNPENNMEGIVFHHTSDNRMCKIRKSDFGVRRKLVKELIV, from the coding sequence ATGAAAAAGATAAGTACATTATTCAAAAAAGATATAAATAATTTAGGAAGAGTTATTAACGAAATTAATCCTGAAAATAAATGGGTTTTTGGTGGAGAAGCTGTTGCTACACAAAAGTTTGATGGTTCTGCATGTGCAGTAATCAATGGGAAATTATACAAAAGATACGATGCCAAGAAGGGAAAAATAGCTCCAGATGGTGCAATTCCGTGTCAGGAAGCTGATCTTATTACCGGTCATCATCCGCATTGGGTAGCTTGTGATATTGATAAAAAAGAAGATAAATATTTTTGGGAAGGTTTCGCTGCTTTGGCTGAATTGGGCAAAGTGGAAGACGGAACGTATGAACTTATTGGTGAGAAAATACAAGGAAATCCTGAAAATATAGAAGGTCATTTATTGGTAAAACATGGAGAAAATATTCTTAGTTTAGAAAGTTTAGATTTTGAATTTATCAAAAACTTTTTGAGTAATCCTGAGAATAATATGGAAGGTATTGTTTTCCATCATACCTCTGATAATCGTATGTGTAAGATCAGAAAGTCTGATTTTGGTGTGCGCAGAAAACTGGTAAAAGAACTTATTGTTTAA
- a CDS encoding cyclic-phosphate processing receiver domain-containing protein, which produces MEITKRFLFLDDIRYPIEAYHYTKQDIFLRKDWHIVRNYEQFVNRILEKGLPEMISFDHDLADEHYLKPDSQEFVEKTGYDCAKWLIEYCMDNYLNLPKFYCHSMNPVGKENIESLLKNFKNY; this is translated from the coding sequence ATGGAAATAACAAAAAGATTCTTATTTCTGGATGATATAAGATACCCGATTGAGGCATATCATTATACCAAACAGGATATTTTCCTCAGAAAAGACTGGCATATCGTTAGAAATTACGAACAGTTTGTCAACAGGATTTTGGAAAAAGGACTTCCGGAAATGATCTCTTTTGACCACGACCTTGCGGATGAACATTATTTAAAACCGGATTCTCAGGAATTTGTGGAAAAAACAGGCTATGATTGCGCAAAATGGCTCATAGAATATTGTATGGATAACTATTTGAATTTGCCAAAATTCTATTGCCACTCCATGAATCCTGTTGGAAAGGAAAATATTGAAAGCCTTTTAAAAAACTTTAAAAACTATTAA